CCGCCTTCGCGGATGGCGAAGCCGAGGCCCTCTTCCATCGCGATGGGCTGGATGAGCTCGACGGACATCTCGGTGTTGTCGCCGGGCATGACCATCTCGGTGCCCTCGGGGAGGGTGATGACGCCGGTCACGTCCGTGGTACGGAAGTAGAACTGCGGGCGGTAGTTGGAGTAGAACGGGTTGTGACGCCCGCCCTCGTCCTTCGCCAGGATGTAGACGTTGGCCTCGAAGTCGGTGTGAGGGGTGATGGAACCCGGCTTCACGATGACCTGGCCACGCTCTACGTCTTCGCGCTTGATGCCGCGGAGCAGCAGACCACAGTTCTCGCCGGCCCAGGCCTCGTCGAGCTGCTTGTGGAACATCTCGATACCGGTGACCGTGGTCTTCTGGACCGGACGGATACCGACGATCTCGACCTCGGAGTTGATGGCGAGGGTTCCACGCTCGGCGCGGCCCGTGACGACGGTTCCACGACCGGTGATCGTGAAGACGTCCTCGACAGGCATGAGGAACGGCTTGTCCTTGTCGCGGATGGGGTCAGGAACGTTGTTGTCAACGGCTTCCATCAGGTCCTCGACGGACTTGACCCACTCGGCGTCGCCTTCGAGCGCCTTGAGGCCCGACACGCGGACGACAGGAGCGTCGTCGCCGTCGAAGCCCTGCGAGCTGAGGAGCTCACGCACCTCCATCTCGACGAGATCGAGGAGTTCCTCGTCGTCGACCATGTCGGACTTGTTGAGCGCGACCAGCAGGTAGGGGACGCCGACCTGGCGGGCGAGCAGGACGTGCTCGCGGGTCTGGGCCATCGGGCCGTCGGTGGCGGCGACAACGAGGATCGCGCCGTCCATCTGGGCAGCACCGGTGATCATGTTCTTGATGTAGTCGGCGTGACCGGGGGCGTCTACGTGTGCGTAGTGGCGCTTCTCGGTCTGGTACTCGACGTGCGAGATGTTGATGGTGATGCCGCGCTGCTTCTCCTCGGGAGCCGAGTCGATCGACGCGAAGTCACGCTGCTCGTTGAGAGTGGGGTACTTGTCGTACAGCACCTTCGAAATGGCAGCCGTCAACGTCGTCTTTCCATGGTCAACGTGACCGATGGTGCCGATGTTAACGTGCGGCTTAGTCCGCTCGAACTTTGCCTTCGCCACGGGTTCCTCCTAGAACGTTTGAGAAGATCTGCTTCCCAGCCGCGCTTTTCGCAGCTGAAACTCATGCAAGTCTACTGGGGGCTTTTGGTTTTGATGAAATTGCCGTTCACCGCCGGACCGGTGGTCCGGCGGCTGGAGGACGGGCCGGCCTGCCCTTGGACAGGCCGGCCCGTCCCCCGGGATCCCGTTACCGGGAGGGGCTACTCGCCGCGCGTCTTCTGGATGATCTCGTCGGCCACTGCCTTCGGGACCTCCGAGTAGCTGTCGAACTGCATGGAGTACACGGCACGGCCCTGGGTCTTGGACCGCAGGTCGCCGATGTAGCCGAACATGCCCGACAGGGGCACGTGGGCGCGGATGACCTTCACACCGCTCGCGTCCTCCATGGACTGCATCTGGCCACGGCGGGAGTTCAGGTCACCGATGACTTCACCCATGTATTCCTCAGGGGTGCGGACCTCGACGTCCATGAGGGGCTCGAGCAGCACGGGCTGTGCCATGCGCGCGGCCTCCTTGAACGCCATGCGGCCGGCGATCTTGAACGCCATCTCCGAGGAGTCGACGTCGTGGTAGGCACCGTCGAGCAGGGTCGCCTTGATGCCGACCACGGGGTAGCCCGCGAGGACACCGTCGTTGAGTGCATCCTGGATGCCCGCGTCGACGCTCGGGATGTACTCGCGAGGCACGCGGCCACCGGTGACCTTGTTGTCGAACGAGTAGAGCTCGCCCTCGGACGTGTCCAGGGGTTCGATCGCGATCTGGATCTTCGCGAACTGGCCCGAGCCACCGGTCTGCTTCTTGTGCGTGTAGTCGTGCTTGGCGACCGCGCGCTTGATCGTCTCGCGGTAGGCGACCTGGGGCTTGCCCACGTTCGCCTCGACCTTGAACTCGCGGCGCATGCGGTCCACGAGGATGTCCAGGTGGAGCTCGCCCATGCCGGCGATGATCGTCTGTCCGGTGTCCTCGTTGAGGGACACCTGGAAGGTGGGATCCTCGGCCGACAGCTTCTGGATGGCTGTGGACAGCTTCTCCTGGTCGCCCTTGGTCTTCGGCTCGATGGCCACCGAGATCACGGGCTCCGGGAAGCTCATGGACTCGAGGACGATCTGGTTCGCCGAATCGGACAGGGTGTCACCGGTGGTGGTGTCCTTCAGGCCGATCGCCGCGTAGATGTGACCGGCGAGGGCTTCCTCGACGGGGATCTCCTTGTTGGCGTGCATCTGGAACAGCTTCCCGATGCGCTCCTTCTTGGTCTTCGTGGAGTTCGTCACCTGCGTACCGGCCGAGATCTGGCCGGAGTAGACGCGGATGAAGGTCAGCTGCCCGAAGAAGGGGTGCGTGGCGACCTTGAACGCGAGGGCCGAGAACGGCTCTTCCGTGCTGGGCTTGCGCGTCAGCTCGACCTCTTCGTTCCGGGGATCGTGACCGATCATCGGGGGGACGTCCAGGGGCGAGGGCAGGTAGTCGATGACGGCGTCGAGCATCGGCTGCACGCCGCGGTTCTTGAACGCGGAGCCGCAGAGGATCGGGTAGAGCTCGGAGTTGATCGTCATCTTGCGGATGCCGGCCTTCAGCTCCTCGATGGTGATCTCTTCGCCCTCGAGGTACTTGTTCATGAGCTCGTCGGACGATTCGGCGACGGTCTCGACGAGCGTCGCGCGGTACTCCTCGGCCTTCGCCTGGAGATCGGCGGGGATCTCCTGGATCTCGTACTTCGCGCCCATGGTCACGTCGCCCTTGGCATCGCCGGGCCACACGAGGGCACGCATGTAGAGCAAGTCGACGACGCCGATGAAGTCGTTCTCGGCACCGATGGGGAGCTGCAGCACGAGGGGCTTGGCACCCAGGCGGCTGATGATGGTGTCGACGGTGAAGTAGAAGTCGGCGCCCAGCTTGTCCATCTTGTTGACGAAGCAGATGCGGGGGACCTCGTACTTGTCGGCCTGACGCCAGACAGTCTCCGACTGGGGCTCGACGCCCTCCTTGCCGTCGAACACGGCGACGGCGCCGTCGAGGACGCGCAGGGAGCGCTCCACCTCGACGGTGAAGTCGACGTGCCCGGGGGTGTCGATGATGTTGATCTGGTTGTTCTCCCAGAAGCAGGTCACGGCGGCAGACGTGATGGTGATGCCGCGCTCCTTCTCCTGTTCCATCCAGTCGGTGGTGGAGGCACCGTCGTGCGTCTCGCCGATCTTGTGGTTTACACCCGTGTAGAACAGGATGCGCTCGGTAGTAGTGGTCTTGCCGGCATCGATGTGGGCCATGATGCCGATGTTGCGGACCTTGTTGAGGTCGGTAAGCACGTCCTGTGCCACGGTGTCTCCCTTTTGACGAGAATGGAGTTCTGCTGGCCTAGCGGCCGGACCGCCCCTTGTGGGTGGCGGCCCGGCCGGGAGCCTGGGCTACCAGCGGTAGTGTGCGAAGGCCTTGTTGGACTCGGCCATCTTGTGGGTGTCCTCGCGGCGCTTGACTGCGGCACCGAGGCCGTTGGAGGCGTCGAGGATCTCGTTCTGCAGGCGCTCGGTCATCGTCTTCTCGCGGCGAGCCTTCGAGTAGCCGACGAGCCAGCGGAGGGCCAGGGCGGTCGAACGACCGGGCTTGACCTCGACGGGGACCTGGTAGGTCGCGCCACCGACACGGCGTGAGCGGACCTCGAGGGTCGGCTTCACGTTGTCCATGGCCTTCTTGAGGGCTGCGACGGGGTCGCCGCCGGACTTGGCGCGTGCACCTTCGAGGGCACCGTAGACGATGCGCTCCGCGGTGGACTTCTTGCCGTCGACGAGCACCTTGTTGATCAGCTGCGTGACCAGGGGCGAACCGTAGACGGGATCGACAACGAGCGGCCGCTTGGGGGCCGGGCCCTTACGAGGCATATTACTTCTTCTCCATCTTCGCGCCGTAGCGGCTACGAGCCTGCTTGCGGTTCTTCACGCCCTGGGTATCCAGCGCGCCACGGACGATCTTGTAGCGGACACCGGGGAGGTCCTTCACACGGCCGCCGCGCACCAGCACGATGGAGTGTTCCTGAAGGTTGTGGCCGACACCCGGGATGTAGGCGGTCACTTCGATGCCACCGTTGAGGCGCACACGGGCGACCTTGCGGAGAGCCGAGTTCGGCTTCTTCGGGGTGGTGGTGTACACGCGGGTGCAGACGCCGCGCTTCATGGGGCTGCCCTTGAGTGCGGGCGCCTTGGTCTTGGAGACCTTAGGTGACCGGCCCTTGCGGACCAGCTGGTTAATCGTAGGCACTTTCGTGTTCTCCGTAATGTCTGAAGATGAGTTTCCTGTCGCCCTACTCCGCGGTCAGGGCGGCTTCGCAGGGCCGCACCATCCAGAGATCGGGATGATCAGTCGTTTGGCGCACCGCCGACGGACAACCTGCCGCAGAACGACTGTAGGCGTGCGAAAATGTGGCATTCGTTGTACAACCTACGTACAACACGGAGATACGTTTCGCAACGCCGATCCACTGCCACACAAACAATTGGTCCCCAGTCTACCAGAGATCGGGTGCCGGCCCGTGCGGGGAGCACCGTCCCCGTGTGGTAGGGCCCTCCGGCGGGAACGGGGAAGGCCCCGGACCGAGGTCGGTCCGGGGCCTTCCCAGGCAGGGTGGTGCCGGCCGGAGCCGGTACCACCGTCGCGGTCTTCCTAGCGGAAGTCGCTGTTGCCCATGTCGTAGTCGTCCAGCGGGATGGCGTGGAACTCGGGGCTCATGCCACCCTCGACACCGGCGTAGTCGAAGTCGCTGAACGCGCTCGGACCGGTGAAGAGGTTCGCCTTGGCTTCCTCGGTGGGCTCGACCGTGACCTTCGTGTAGCGGTCCAGGCCGGTACCGGCCGGGATGAGCTTACCGATGATCACGTTCTCCTTGAGGCCGAGCAGCGGATCGCTCTTGCCTTCCATGGCGGCCTGCGTGAGGACACGCGTGGTCTCCTGGAAGGAAGCGGCCGACAGCCACGACTCGGTCGCGAGCGACGCCTTGGTGATACCCATGAGCTCGGGCCGGCCGGAGGCCGGCTTCTTGCCCTCGGACACCACGCGGCGGTTCTCGTCCTCGAAGCGGCGACGCTCGGCCAGCTCACCGGGGAGCAGGTCCGACTCGCCGGACTCGATCACGGTGACGCGACGCAGCATCTGGCGGACGATGACCTCCACGTGCTTGTCGTGGATACCCACACCCTGGCTGCGGTACACGCGCTGCACCTCGTCGACCAGGAACTCCTGGGCCTTGCGGGGGCCGAGGATACGCAGGATCTGCTTCGGGTCCACCGCACCGAAGACGAGCTGCTGCCCGACCTCGACGTGGTCCCCGTCGGCGACCAGGAGGCGCGCACGGCGCAGGACCGGGTACGCGATCTCCTCGGAACCGTCGTCGGGGGTGACCACCAGGCGGAGCTGCTTCTCGGCATCCTCGATGGTGACGCGCCCTGCGACCTCGGAGATCGGGGCGACACCCTTGGGGGTACGCGCCTCGAAAAGCTCCTGGATACGGGGCAGACCCTGGGTGATGTCCTCCGCGGAGGCCACACCGCCGGTGTGGAAGGTACGCATGGTCAGCTGCGTGCCGGGCTCACCGATCGACTGTGCGGCGATGATGCCGACGGCCTCTCCGATGTCCACGGTCTTGCCGGTCGCGAGGGACCGGCCGTAGCAGAGCGCACACGTACCGACGCTGGACTCACAGGTCAGCACGGAGCGGACCTTGATGTCCGAGATACCCGCCTCGAACAGTTCACCGATGAGCACGTCTCCGACGTCGGAGCCCGCGGCAGCGAGCACCGCACCCTTCGAGTCGACGACGTCGGTGGCCAGCGTACGGGCGTAGGCCGAGTTCTCGACCTCCTCGTGCAGCACCAGCTCACCGTCGGCGTTCGGCACGGCGATGGTGACCTTCAGGCCACGCTCCGTCCCGCAGTCGTCCTCGCGGACGATGACGTCCTGGGAGACGTCGACCAGGCGACGGGTCAGGTAACCCGAGTTGGCCGTACGCAGGGCGGTGTCGGCGAGGCCCTTACGGGCACCGTGCGTGGCGATGAAGTACTCCAGGACCGACAGGCCCTCGCGGTACGAGGACTTGATCGGACGCGGGATGATCTCGCCCTTCGGGTTGGCCACGAGGCCACGGATACCGGCGATCTGGCGGACCTGCAGCCAGTTACCACGGGCACCGGAGGACACCATGCGGTTGATGGTGTTGTCCTTCGGCATCGCGTCGCGCATCGAGGCGGCAACCTCGTTGGTCGCCTTGTTCCAGATGTCGATGAGCTCCTGGCGGCGCTCCTCGTCGGCGATGAGGCCCTTGTCGAACTGCGACTGGACCTTGGCGGCCTGCGTCTCGTAGCCCTCCATGATGCCGGCCTTGTTGATCGGCGCGGAGATGTCCGAGATCGCGACGGTGACGCCCGAGCGGGTCGCCCAGTAGAAACCGGCGTCCTTCAGGTTGTCCAGCGTCGCCGCCGTGACCACCTTCGGGTAGCGCTCGGCGAGGTCGTTGACGATCGTCGAGAGCTGGC
This genomic interval from Arthrobacter agilis contains the following:
- the rpsL gene encoding 30S ribosomal protein S12, producing MPTINQLVRKGRSPKVSKTKAPALKGSPMKRGVCTRVYTTTPKKPNSALRKVARVRLNGGIEVTAYIPGVGHNLQEHSIVLVRGGRVKDLPGVRYKIVRGALDTQGVKNRKQARSRYGAKMEKK
- the tuf gene encoding elongation factor Tu produces the protein MAKAKFERTKPHVNIGTIGHVDHGKTTLTAAISKVLYDKYPTLNEQRDFASIDSAPEEKQRGITINISHVEYQTEKRHYAHVDAPGHADYIKNMITGAAQMDGAILVVAATDGPMAQTREHVLLARQVGVPYLLVALNKSDMVDDEELLDLVEMEVRELLSSQGFDGDDAPVVRVSGLKALEGDAEWVKSVEDLMEAVDNNVPDPIRDKDKPFLMPVEDVFTITGRGTVVTGRAERGTLAINSEVEIVGIRPVQKTTVTGIEMFHKQLDEAWAGENCGLLLRGIKREDVERGQVIVKPGSITPHTDFEANVYILAKDEGGRHNPFYSNYRPQFYFRTTDVTGVITLPEGTEMVMPGDNTEMSVELIQPIAMEEGLGFAIREGGRTVGSGRVTKILK
- the fusA gene encoding elongation factor G, with protein sequence MAQDVLTDLNKVRNIGIMAHIDAGKTTTTERILFYTGVNHKIGETHDGASTTDWMEQEKERGITITSAAVTCFWENNQINIIDTPGHVDFTVEVERSLRVLDGAVAVFDGKEGVEPQSETVWRQADKYEVPRICFVNKMDKLGADFYFTVDTIISRLGAKPLVLQLPIGAENDFIGVVDLLYMRALVWPGDAKGDVTMGAKYEIQEIPADLQAKAEEYRATLVETVAESSDELMNKYLEGEEITIEELKAGIRKMTINSELYPILCGSAFKNRGVQPMLDAVIDYLPSPLDVPPMIGHDPRNEEVELTRKPSTEEPFSALAFKVATHPFFGQLTFIRVYSGQISAGTQVTNSTKTKKERIGKLFQMHANKEIPVEEALAGHIYAAIGLKDTTTGDTLSDSANQIVLESMSFPEPVISVAIEPKTKGDQEKLSTAIQKLSAEDPTFQVSLNEDTGQTIIAGMGELHLDILVDRMRREFKVEANVGKPQVAYRETIKRAVAKHDYTHKKQTGGSGQFAKIQIAIEPLDTSEGELYSFDNKVTGGRVPREYIPSVDAGIQDALNDGVLAGYPVVGIKATLLDGAYHDVDSSEMAFKIAGRMAFKEAARMAQPVLLEPLMDVEVRTPEEYMGEVIGDLNSRRGQMQSMEDASGVKVIRAHVPLSGMFGYIGDLRSKTQGRAVYSMQFDSYSEVPKAVADEIIQKTRGE
- the rpsG gene encoding 30S ribosomal protein S7, with product MPRKGPAPKRPLVVDPVYGSPLVTQLINKVLVDGKKSTAERIVYGALEGARAKSGGDPVAALKKAMDNVKPTLEVRSRRVGGATYQVPVEVKPGRSTALALRWLVGYSKARREKTMTERLQNEILDASNGLGAAVKRREDTHKMAESNKAFAHYRW